One Coccinella septempunctata chromosome 1, icCocSept1.1, whole genome shotgun sequence DNA window includes the following coding sequences:
- the LOC123312181 gene encoding myocardin-related transcription factor B isoform X7 translates to MAEGGGSSQAQRESSPKAVIDTSPLHINQNKESLKVKLMLRRPLDQLVDQGIMPPHKTPAAYHGQRRQLERAKTGDMLKAKIQQRPSRQELERRHILESDPGHLDPSLVERQRMLKKAKLTDQLNDQLSHRPGPLELIRKNILHTEEPIEQAVKTGKIPYKATSEGQLKRPQHPSSYITPEDDSQSSAEGDLLSPATSDMLETAAKSAGIVVSLIPATEGTVVLSTAGPMLNKDNTDIMFADLCRSVTAPLLTRASASSPASLTSTTSTLSPLSSVASPVPTIVSQPGTPIPPPLPPIALTPRPSPSPAKSDVPGKDKNRKKSKSKSIPKARTIKFHEYKGPPSAQKNSSSNSNSGESSYDLLLQQQTLLLQFQLQLQHKYPQIILPAAQETQSEANNNSSMNNPQPSPAPSTSSESSVANKASGRLEDMKVSDLKAELKRRNLPVSGSKPQLIERLKLFSSNQIDGSSQASFAESVHSNSSIDHMQNSPIYQDIDSPEDVNKNDSEPMDIGNPLSPTPQVIMKQEPLSPPKLNEQPQQRYSNDIVKEQQKKIEELQRELTLSQLKLQAATRSETKAQVLALQKHLQAKQQQQATLQIQQLQALQARQSQMNEEQQRLQQQQHVAFQNQKNLANGLVLNSVDAAMVLNQLIHGKVKFGGNNHQRTNSLPNFFNTVVSPVIPTSEPKPEVIEIKPPPVYEEVATTRKNSVKSQIVDDVLEILIKNGELPPSAAQDPVTPNSGETKIEPIYPNHVAENNNHEDSFDLNPNDLIDSLENLDGMDLSQFAMELGPHNPDNNNMCIENDAVPMDTDEWLESLLPSEDKHSIIDGCNSQHMSIQEPDLNGYDPLLALSHDPFDPFNLDEFRNTSDLTAALSWDKIDYAA, encoded by the exons CCCTCAAAGTGAAGCTCATGCTTCGACGCCCTCTGGATCAGCTGGTCGACCAGGGAATCATGCCCC CTCACAAAACACCTGCCGCCTACCATGGCCAGAGGCGCCAATTGGAACGCGCGAAAACGGGTGACATGCTCAAGGCCAAGATCCAACAGAGGCCGTCCAGGCAGGAACTGGAACGGAGGCACATCCTGGAATCGGACCCGGGCCACCTCGACCCCAGCCTGGTGGAGAGGCAGCGGATGCTCAAGAAGGCCAAGCTGACGGATCAGCTCAACGACCAGCTGTCCCACCGACCCGGTCCTCTCGAACTGATAAGGAAGAACATCCTGCACACCGAGGAGCCGATCGAGCAGGCCGTCAAGACCGGCAAGATACCCTACAAGGCCACCAGCGAGGGACAGCTGAAGAGACCTCAGCACCCGTCCAGTTACATCACCCCCGAGGACGACTCCCAGAGCTCGGCGGAAGGAGACCTTCTGAGTCCGGCGACGAGCGACATGTTGGAGACGGCGGCCAAATCGGCCGGCATTGTGGTTTCGTTGATACCGGCCACGGAGGGTACCGTGGTTTTATCGACGGCCGGTCCGATGCTCAATAAAGACAATACGGATATTATGTTCGCGGATTTGTGCAGATCGGTCACGGCGCCTTTGTTAACCCGAGCTTCGGCTTCGAGCCCCGCGTCTCTGACCTCGACGACGTCCACGTTAAGTCCCCTCTCTTCGGTAGCTAGTCCGGTACCCACGATCGTTTCTCAACCGGGTACCCCCATCCCCCCGCCCCTACCTCCCATAGCGTTAACCCCGAGGCCGTCGCCGTCTCCCGCCAAGAGTGACGTCCCGGGTAAAGACAAGAACAGGAAGAAGTCGAAGTCGAAATCGATACCGAAAGCGAGAACTATCAAGTTTCACGAGTATAAAGGACCGCCCAGTGCGCAGAAGAACTCGTCGAGCAACAGCAACTCCGGGGAGTCGTCGTACGATCTTCTGCTACAGCAGCAGACGTTGCTGCTGCAGTTCCAGCTCCAGTTGCAGCACAAATACCCTCAGATAATCCTACCGGCCGCTCAAGAAACCCAGAGTGAGGCCAACAATAACAGTTCGATGAACAACCCTCAACCGTCTCCGGCGCCTTCGACGTCTTCGGAATCTTCGGTGGCGAATAAGGCTTCCGGTCGTCTGGAAGACATGAAGGTCAGTGATTTGAAGGCCGAGTTGAAACGTCGCAACTTACCTGTATCAGGTTCAAAGCCGCAACTCATCGAGAGACTTAAGTTATTTAGTAGTAATCAGATAGATGGTAGTAGCCAAGCTTCGTTCGCCGAGTCTGTCCACAGCAACTCCAGCATAGACCACATGCAGAATTCGCCGATTTATCAAGATATAGATTCCCCTGAAGACGTTAACAAGAACGACTCTGAACCTATGGACATTGGGAATCCGTTAAGTCCAACGCCTCAAGTGATAATGAAACAAGAACCTTTATCACCGCCTAAACTGAACGAACAACCGCAACAACGATACTCCAACGATATTGTCAAGGAACAACAGAAGAAGATCGAGGAGTTACAGAGGGAACTCACGCTCTCCCAACTCAAACTTCAAGCAGCTACCCGGTCGGAGACCAAAGCGCAAGTGTTGGCCCTCCAGAAACACCTACAAGCTAAACAACAGCAACAGGCCACCCTGCAGATACAACAACTGCAGGCCCTCCAGGCGCGTCAGTCTCAGATGAACGAGGAACAGCAGAGGTTGCAACAGCAACAACACGTCGCCTTCCAGAACCAGAAGAACCTGGCCAACGGTCTGGTCTTGAACAGCGTCGACGCCGCCATGGTCTTGAACCAGCTGATTCACGGGAAGGTGAAATTCGGCGGTAACAATCACCAGAGGACGAACTCCCTGCCGAACTTCTTCAACACTGTGGTATCGCCTGTAATCCCCACGTCCGAGCCTAAACCTGAGGTGATCGAGATCAAGCCTCCTCCGGTTTACGAGGAAGTGGCGACCACCAGGAAGAACAGCGTGAAGAGTCAGATAGTCGACGACGTCTTGGAGATCCTGATCAAGAACGGGGAGCTTCCTCCGAGCGCAGCTCAAGACCCTGTGACTCCAAACTCCGGAGAAACCAAGATAGAACCGATTTATCCAAATCACGTGGCCGAGAACAACAACCATGAGGATTCCTTCGATCTGAACCCCAACGATCTGATCGACTCCTTGGAAAACCTGGACGGGATGGACCTGAGTCAATTCGCGATGGAATTGGGTCCCCATAACCCGGACAACAACAACATGTGCATCGAGAACGACGCAGTGCCCATGGACACTGACGAATGGTTGGAATCGTTGTTGCCGAGCGAGGACAAACACAGCATCATCGACGGTTGTAACAGCCAGCATATGTCGATTCAAGAGCCGGATCTGAACGGTTACGATCCTCTGTTAGCTTTGTCGCACGATCCATTCGACCCCTTCAATctggacgagttcaggaacaCGTCCGATCTGACTGCGGCGTTATCCTGGGACAAGATAGACTATGCCGCATGA
- the LOC123312181 gene encoding myocardin-related transcription factor B isoform X3, whose product MPVSTGLIGEPRAKRCKLCDESNDPSENSCGYWQLQLDRDLVDTISAIYPEWFKHNMAEGGGSSQAQRESSPKAVIDTSPLHINQNKESLKVKLMLRRPLDQLVDQGIMPPHKTPAAYHGQRRQLERAKTGDMLKAKIQQRPSRQELERRHILESDPGHLDPSLVERQRMLKKAKLTDQLNDQLSHRPGPLELIRKNILHTEEPIEQAVKTGKIPYKATSEGQLKRPQHPSSYITPEDDSQSSAEGDLLSPATSDMLETAAKSAGIVVSLIPATEGTVVLSTAGPMLNKDNTDIMFADLCRSVTAPLLTRASASSPASLTSTTSTLSPLSSVASPVPTIVSQPGTPIPPPLPPIALTPRPSPSPAKSDVPGKDKNRKKSKSKSIPKARTIKFHEYKGPPSAQKNSSSNSNSGESSYDLLLQQQTLLLQFQLQLQHKYPQIILPAAQETQSEANNNSSMNNPQPSPAPSTSSESSVANKASGRLEDMKVSDLKAELKRRNLPVSGSKPQLIERLKLFSSNQIDGSSQASFAESVHSNSSIDHMQNSPIYQDIDSPEDVNKNDSEPMDIGNPLSPTPQVIMKQEPLSPPKLNEQPQQRYSNDIVKEQQKKIEELQRELTLSQLKLQAATRSETKAQVLALQKHLQAKQQQQATLQIQQLQALQARQSQMNEEQQRLQQQQHVAFQNQKNLANGLVLNSVDAAMVLNQLIHGKVKFGGNNHQRTNSLPNFFNTVVSPVIPTSEPKPEVIEIKPPPVYEEVATTRKNSVKSQIVDDVLEILIKNGELPPSAAQDPVTPNSGETKIEPIYPNHVAENNNHEDSFDLNPNDLIDSLENLDGMDLSQFAMELGPHNPDNNNMCIENDAVPMDTDEWLESLLPSEDKHSIIDGCNSQHMSIQEPDLNGYDPLLALSHDPFDPFNLDEFRNTSDLTAALSWDKIDYAA is encoded by the exons CCCTCAAAGTGAAGCTCATGCTTCGACGCCCTCTGGATCAGCTGGTCGACCAGGGAATCATGCCCC CTCACAAAACACCTGCCGCCTACCATGGCCAGAGGCGCCAATTGGAACGCGCGAAAACGGGTGACATGCTCAAGGCCAAGATCCAACAGAGGCCGTCCAGGCAGGAACTGGAACGGAGGCACATCCTGGAATCGGACCCGGGCCACCTCGACCCCAGCCTGGTGGAGAGGCAGCGGATGCTCAAGAAGGCCAAGCTGACGGATCAGCTCAACGACCAGCTGTCCCACCGACCCGGTCCTCTCGAACTGATAAGGAAGAACATCCTGCACACCGAGGAGCCGATCGAGCAGGCCGTCAAGACCGGCAAGATACCCTACAAGGCCACCAGCGAGGGACAGCTGAAGAGACCTCAGCACCCGTCCAGTTACATCACCCCCGAGGACGACTCCCAGAGCTCGGCGGAAGGAGACCTTCTGAGTCCGGCGACGAGCGACATGTTGGAGACGGCGGCCAAATCGGCCGGCATTGTGGTTTCGTTGATACCGGCCACGGAGGGTACCGTGGTTTTATCGACGGCCGGTCCGATGCTCAATAAAGACAATACGGATATTATGTTCGCGGATTTGTGCAGATCGGTCACGGCGCCTTTGTTAACCCGAGCTTCGGCTTCGAGCCCCGCGTCTCTGACCTCGACGACGTCCACGTTAAGTCCCCTCTCTTCGGTAGCTAGTCCGGTACCCACGATCGTTTCTCAACCGGGTACCCCCATCCCCCCGCCCCTACCTCCCATAGCGTTAACCCCGAGGCCGTCGCCGTCTCCCGCCAAGAGTGACGTCCCGGGTAAAGACAAGAACAGGAAGAAGTCGAAGTCGAAATCGATACCGAAAGCGAGAACTATCAAGTTTCACGAGTATAAAGGACCGCCCAGTGCGCAGAAGAACTCGTCGAGCAACAGCAACTCCGGGGAGTCGTCGTACGATCTTCTGCTACAGCAGCAGACGTTGCTGCTGCAGTTCCAGCTCCAGTTGCAGCACAAATACCCTCAGATAATCCTACCGGCCGCTCAAGAAACCCAGAGTGAGGCCAACAATAACAGTTCGATGAACAACCCTCAACCGTCTCCGGCGCCTTCGACGTCTTCGGAATCTTCGGTGGCGAATAAGGCTTCCGGTCGTCTGGAAGACATGAAGGTCAGTGATTTGAAGGCCGAGTTGAAACGTCGCAACTTACCTGTATCAGGTTCAAAGCCGCAACTCATCGAGAGACTTAAGTTATTTAGTAGTAATCAGATAGATGGTAGTAGCCAAGCTTCGTTCGCCGAGTCTGTCCACAGCAACTCCAGCATAGACCACATGCAGAATTCGCCGATTTATCAAGATATAGATTCCCCTGAAGACGTTAACAAGAACGACTCTGAACCTATGGACATTGGGAATCCGTTAAGTCCAACGCCTCAAGTGATAATGAAACAAGAACCTTTATCACCGCCTAAACTGAACGAACAACCGCAACAACGATACTCCAACGATATTGTCAAGGAACAACAGAAGAAGATCGAGGAGTTACAGAGGGAACTCACGCTCTCCCAACTCAAACTTCAAGCAGCTACCCGGTCGGAGACCAAAGCGCAAGTGTTGGCCCTCCAGAAACACCTACAAGCTAAACAACAGCAACAGGCCACCCTGCAGATACAACAACTGCAGGCCCTCCAGGCGCGTCAGTCTCAGATGAACGAGGAACAGCAGAGGTTGCAACAGCAACAACACGTCGCCTTCCAGAACCAGAAGAACCTGGCCAACGGTCTGGTCTTGAACAGCGTCGACGCCGCCATGGTCTTGAACCAGCTGATTCACGGGAAGGTGAAATTCGGCGGTAACAATCACCAGAGGACGAACTCCCTGCCGAACTTCTTCAACACTGTGGTATCGCCTGTAATCCCCACGTCCGAGCCTAAACCTGAGGTGATCGAGATCAAGCCTCCTCCGGTTTACGAGGAAGTGGCGACCACCAGGAAGAACAGCGTGAAGAGTCAGATAGTCGACGACGTCTTGGAGATCCTGATCAAGAACGGGGAGCTTCCTCCGAGCGCAGCTCAAGACCCTGTGACTCCAAACTCCGGAGAAACCAAGATAGAACCGATTTATCCAAATCACGTGGCCGAGAACAACAACCATGAGGATTCCTTCGATCTGAACCCCAACGATCTGATCGACTCCTTGGAAAACCTGGACGGGATGGACCTGAGTCAATTCGCGATGGAATTGGGTCCCCATAACCCGGACAACAACAACATGTGCATCGAGAACGACGCAGTGCCCATGGACACTGACGAATGGTTGGAATCGTTGTTGCCGAGCGAGGACAAACACAGCATCATCGACGGTTGTAACAGCCAGCATATGTCGATTCAAGAGCCGGATCTGAACGGTTACGATCCTCTGTTAGCTTTGTCGCACGATCCATTCGACCCCTTCAATctggacgagttcaggaacaCGTCCGATCTGACTGCGGCGTTATCCTGGGACAAGATAGACTATGCCGCATGA
- the LOC123312181 gene encoding myocardin-related transcription factor B isoform X5, whose translation MEEAMSCFIESNDPSENSCGYWQLQLDRDLVDTISAIYPEWFKHNMAEGGGSSQAQRESSPKAVIDTSPLHINQNKESLKVKLMLRRPLDQLVDQGIMPPHKTPAAYHGQRRQLERAKTGDMLKAKIQQRPSRQELERRHILESDPGHLDPSLVERQRMLKKAKLTDQLNDQLSHRPGPLELIRKNILHTEEPIEQAVKTGKIPYKATSEGQLKRPQHPSSYITPEDDSQSSAEGDLLSPATSDMLETAAKSAGIVVSLIPATEGTVVLSTAGPMLNKDNTDIMFADLCRSVTAPLLTRASASSPASLTSTTSTLSPLSSVASPVPTIVSQPGTPIPPPLPPIALTPRPSPSPAKSDVPGKDKNRKKSKSKSIPKARTIKFHEYKGPPSAQKNSSSNSNSGESSYDLLLQQQTLLLQFQLQLQHKYPQIILPAAQETQSEANNNSSMNNPQPSPAPSTSSESSVANKASGRLEDMKVSDLKAELKRRNLPVSGSKPQLIERLKLFSSNQIDGSSQASFAESVHSNSSIDHMQNSPIYQDIDSPEDVNKNDSEPMDIGNPLSPTPQVIMKQEPLSPPKLNEQPQQRYSNDIVKEQQKKIEELQRELTLSQLKLQAATRSETKAQVLALQKHLQAKQQQQATLQIQQLQALQARQSQMNEEQQRLQQQQHVAFQNQKNLANGLVLNSVDAAMVLNQLIHGKVKFGGNNHQRTNSLPNFFNTVVSPVIPTSEPKPEVIEIKPPPVYEEVATTRKNSVKSQIVDDVLEILIKNGELPPSAAQDPVTPNSGETKIEPIYPNHVAENNNHEDSFDLNPNDLIDSLENLDGMDLSQFAMELGPHNPDNNNMCIENDAVPMDTDEWLESLLPSEDKHSIIDGCNSQHMSIQEPDLNGYDPLLALSHDPFDPFNLDEFRNTSDLTAALSWDKIDYAA comes from the exons CCCTCAAAGTGAAGCTCATGCTTCGACGCCCTCTGGATCAGCTGGTCGACCAGGGAATCATGCCCC CTCACAAAACACCTGCCGCCTACCATGGCCAGAGGCGCCAATTGGAACGCGCGAAAACGGGTGACATGCTCAAGGCCAAGATCCAACAGAGGCCGTCCAGGCAGGAACTGGAACGGAGGCACATCCTGGAATCGGACCCGGGCCACCTCGACCCCAGCCTGGTGGAGAGGCAGCGGATGCTCAAGAAGGCCAAGCTGACGGATCAGCTCAACGACCAGCTGTCCCACCGACCCGGTCCTCTCGAACTGATAAGGAAGAACATCCTGCACACCGAGGAGCCGATCGAGCAGGCCGTCAAGACCGGCAAGATACCCTACAAGGCCACCAGCGAGGGACAGCTGAAGAGACCTCAGCACCCGTCCAGTTACATCACCCCCGAGGACGACTCCCAGAGCTCGGCGGAAGGAGACCTTCTGAGTCCGGCGACGAGCGACATGTTGGAGACGGCGGCCAAATCGGCCGGCATTGTGGTTTCGTTGATACCGGCCACGGAGGGTACCGTGGTTTTATCGACGGCCGGTCCGATGCTCAATAAAGACAATACGGATATTATGTTCGCGGATTTGTGCAGATCGGTCACGGCGCCTTTGTTAACCCGAGCTTCGGCTTCGAGCCCCGCGTCTCTGACCTCGACGACGTCCACGTTAAGTCCCCTCTCTTCGGTAGCTAGTCCGGTACCCACGATCGTTTCTCAACCGGGTACCCCCATCCCCCCGCCCCTACCTCCCATAGCGTTAACCCCGAGGCCGTCGCCGTCTCCCGCCAAGAGTGACGTCCCGGGTAAAGACAAGAACAGGAAGAAGTCGAAGTCGAAATCGATACCGAAAGCGAGAACTATCAAGTTTCACGAGTATAAAGGACCGCCCAGTGCGCAGAAGAACTCGTCGAGCAACAGCAACTCCGGGGAGTCGTCGTACGATCTTCTGCTACAGCAGCAGACGTTGCTGCTGCAGTTCCAGCTCCAGTTGCAGCACAAATACCCTCAGATAATCCTACCGGCCGCTCAAGAAACCCAGAGTGAGGCCAACAATAACAGTTCGATGAACAACCCTCAACCGTCTCCGGCGCCTTCGACGTCTTCGGAATCTTCGGTGGCGAATAAGGCTTCCGGTCGTCTGGAAGACATGAAGGTCAGTGATTTGAAGGCCGAGTTGAAACGTCGCAACTTACCTGTATCAGGTTCAAAGCCGCAACTCATCGAGAGACTTAAGTTATTTAGTAGTAATCAGATAGATGGTAGTAGCCAAGCTTCGTTCGCCGAGTCTGTCCACAGCAACTCCAGCATAGACCACATGCAGAATTCGCCGATTTATCAAGATATAGATTCCCCTGAAGACGTTAACAAGAACGACTCTGAACCTATGGACATTGGGAATCCGTTAAGTCCAACGCCTCAAGTGATAATGAAACAAGAACCTTTATCACCGCCTAAACTGAACGAACAACCGCAACAACGATACTCCAACGATATTGTCAAGGAACAACAGAAGAAGATCGAGGAGTTACAGAGGGAACTCACGCTCTCCCAACTCAAACTTCAAGCAGCTACCCGGTCGGAGACCAAAGCGCAAGTGTTGGCCCTCCAGAAACACCTACAAGCTAAACAACAGCAACAGGCCACCCTGCAGATACAACAACTGCAGGCCCTCCAGGCGCGTCAGTCTCAGATGAACGAGGAACAGCAGAGGTTGCAACAGCAACAACACGTCGCCTTCCAGAACCAGAAGAACCTGGCCAACGGTCTGGTCTTGAACAGCGTCGACGCCGCCATGGTCTTGAACCAGCTGATTCACGGGAAGGTGAAATTCGGCGGTAACAATCACCAGAGGACGAACTCCCTGCCGAACTTCTTCAACACTGTGGTATCGCCTGTAATCCCCACGTCCGAGCCTAAACCTGAGGTGATCGAGATCAAGCCTCCTCCGGTTTACGAGGAAGTGGCGACCACCAGGAAGAACAGCGTGAAGAGTCAGATAGTCGACGACGTCTTGGAGATCCTGATCAAGAACGGGGAGCTTCCTCCGAGCGCAGCTCAAGACCCTGTGACTCCAAACTCCGGAGAAACCAAGATAGAACCGATTTATCCAAATCACGTGGCCGAGAACAACAACCATGAGGATTCCTTCGATCTGAACCCCAACGATCTGATCGACTCCTTGGAAAACCTGGACGGGATGGACCTGAGTCAATTCGCGATGGAATTGGGTCCCCATAACCCGGACAACAACAACATGTGCATCGAGAACGACGCAGTGCCCATGGACACTGACGAATGGTTGGAATCGTTGTTGCCGAGCGAGGACAAACACAGCATCATCGACGGTTGTAACAGCCAGCATATGTCGATTCAAGAGCCGGATCTGAACGGTTACGATCCTCTGTTAGCTTTGTCGCACGATCCATTCGACCCCTTCAATctggacgagttcaggaacaCGTCCGATCTGACTGCGGCGTTATCCTGGGACAAGATAGACTATGCCGCATGA
- the LOC123312181 gene encoding myocardin-related transcription factor B isoform X4, with the protein MAIKVSSHSTEVSSDWSNKEESNDPSENSCGYWQLQLDRDLVDTISAIYPEWFKHNMAEGGGSSQAQRESSPKAVIDTSPLHINQNKESLKVKLMLRRPLDQLVDQGIMPPHKTPAAYHGQRRQLERAKTGDMLKAKIQQRPSRQELERRHILESDPGHLDPSLVERQRMLKKAKLTDQLNDQLSHRPGPLELIRKNILHTEEPIEQAVKTGKIPYKATSEGQLKRPQHPSSYITPEDDSQSSAEGDLLSPATSDMLETAAKSAGIVVSLIPATEGTVVLSTAGPMLNKDNTDIMFADLCRSVTAPLLTRASASSPASLTSTTSTLSPLSSVASPVPTIVSQPGTPIPPPLPPIALTPRPSPSPAKSDVPGKDKNRKKSKSKSIPKARTIKFHEYKGPPSAQKNSSSNSNSGESSYDLLLQQQTLLLQFQLQLQHKYPQIILPAAQETQSEANNNSSMNNPQPSPAPSTSSESSVANKASGRLEDMKVSDLKAELKRRNLPVSGSKPQLIERLKLFSSNQIDGSSQASFAESVHSNSSIDHMQNSPIYQDIDSPEDVNKNDSEPMDIGNPLSPTPQVIMKQEPLSPPKLNEQPQQRYSNDIVKEQQKKIEELQRELTLSQLKLQAATRSETKAQVLALQKHLQAKQQQQATLQIQQLQALQARQSQMNEEQQRLQQQQHVAFQNQKNLANGLVLNSVDAAMVLNQLIHGKVKFGGNNHQRTNSLPNFFNTVVSPVIPTSEPKPEVIEIKPPPVYEEVATTRKNSVKSQIVDDVLEILIKNGELPPSAAQDPVTPNSGETKIEPIYPNHVAENNNHEDSFDLNPNDLIDSLENLDGMDLSQFAMELGPHNPDNNNMCIENDAVPMDTDEWLESLLPSEDKHSIIDGCNSQHMSIQEPDLNGYDPLLALSHDPFDPFNLDEFRNTSDLTAALSWDKIDYAA; encoded by the exons CCCTCAAAGTGAAGCTCATGCTTCGACGCCCTCTGGATCAGCTGGTCGACCAGGGAATCATGCCCC CTCACAAAACACCTGCCGCCTACCATGGCCAGAGGCGCCAATTGGAACGCGCGAAAACGGGTGACATGCTCAAGGCCAAGATCCAACAGAGGCCGTCCAGGCAGGAACTGGAACGGAGGCACATCCTGGAATCGGACCCGGGCCACCTCGACCCCAGCCTGGTGGAGAGGCAGCGGATGCTCAAGAAGGCCAAGCTGACGGATCAGCTCAACGACCAGCTGTCCCACCGACCCGGTCCTCTCGAACTGATAAGGAAGAACATCCTGCACACCGAGGAGCCGATCGAGCAGGCCGTCAAGACCGGCAAGATACCCTACAAGGCCACCAGCGAGGGACAGCTGAAGAGACCTCAGCACCCGTCCAGTTACATCACCCCCGAGGACGACTCCCAGAGCTCGGCGGAAGGAGACCTTCTGAGTCCGGCGACGAGCGACATGTTGGAGACGGCGGCCAAATCGGCCGGCATTGTGGTTTCGTTGATACCGGCCACGGAGGGTACCGTGGTTTTATCGACGGCCGGTCCGATGCTCAATAAAGACAATACGGATATTATGTTCGCGGATTTGTGCAGATCGGTCACGGCGCCTTTGTTAACCCGAGCTTCGGCTTCGAGCCCCGCGTCTCTGACCTCGACGACGTCCACGTTAAGTCCCCTCTCTTCGGTAGCTAGTCCGGTACCCACGATCGTTTCTCAACCGGGTACCCCCATCCCCCCGCCCCTACCTCCCATAGCGTTAACCCCGAGGCCGTCGCCGTCTCCCGCCAAGAGTGACGTCCCGGGTAAAGACAAGAACAGGAAGAAGTCGAAGTCGAAATCGATACCGAAAGCGAGAACTATCAAGTTTCACGAGTATAAAGGACCGCCCAGTGCGCAGAAGAACTCGTCGAGCAACAGCAACTCCGGGGAGTCGTCGTACGATCTTCTGCTACAGCAGCAGACGTTGCTGCTGCAGTTCCAGCTCCAGTTGCAGCACAAATACCCTCAGATAATCCTACCGGCCGCTCAAGAAACCCAGAGTGAGGCCAACAATAACAGTTCGATGAACAACCCTCAACCGTCTCCGGCGCCTTCGACGTCTTCGGAATCTTCGGTGGCGAATAAGGCTTCCGGTCGTCTGGAAGACATGAAGGTCAGTGATTTGAAGGCCGAGTTGAAACGTCGCAACTTACCTGTATCAGGTTCAAAGCCGCAACTCATCGAGAGACTTAAGTTATTTAGTAGTAATCAGATAGATGGTAGTAGCCAAGCTTCGTTCGCCGAGTCTGTCCACAGCAACTCCAGCATAGACCACATGCAGAATTCGCCGATTTATCAAGATATAGATTCCCCTGAAGACGTTAACAAGAACGACTCTGAACCTATGGACATTGGGAATCCGTTAAGTCCAACGCCTCAAGTGATAATGAAACAAGAACCTTTATCACCGCCTAAACTGAACGAACAACCGCAACAACGATACTCCAACGATATTGTCAAGGAACAACAGAAGAAGATCGAGGAGTTACAGAGGGAACTCACGCTCTCCCAACTCAAACTTCAAGCAGCTACCCGGTCGGAGACCAAAGCGCAAGTGTTGGCCCTCCAGAAACACCTACAAGCTAAACAACAGCAACAGGCCACCCTGCAGATACAACAACTGCAGGCCCTCCAGGCGCGTCAGTCTCAGATGAACGAGGAACAGCAGAGGTTGCAACAGCAACAACACGTCGCCTTCCAGAACCAGAAGAACCTGGCCAACGGTCTGGTCTTGAACAGCGTCGACGCCGCCATGGTCTTGAACCAGCTGATTCACGGGAAGGTGAAATTCGGCGGTAACAATCACCAGAGGACGAACTCCCTGCCGAACTTCTTCAACACTGTGGTATCGCCTGTAATCCCCACGTCCGAGCCTAAACCTGAGGTGATCGAGATCAAGCCTCCTCCGGTTTACGAGGAAGTGGCGACCACCAGGAAGAACAGCGTGAAGAGTCAGATAGTCGACGACGTCTTGGAGATCCTGATCAAGAACGGGGAGCTTCCTCCGAGCGCAGCTCAAGACCCTGTGACTCCAAACTCCGGAGAAACCAAGATAGAACCGATTTATCCAAATCACGTGGCCGAGAACAACAACCATGAGGATTCCTTCGATCTGAACCCCAACGATCTGATCGACTCCTTGGAAAACCTGGACGGGATGGACCTGAGTCAATTCGCGATGGAATTGGGTCCCCATAACCCGGACAACAACAACATGTGCATCGAGAACGACGCAGTGCCCATGGACACTGACGAATGGTTGGAATCGTTGTTGCCGAGCGAGGACAAACACAGCATCATCGACGGTTGTAACAGCCAGCATATGTCGATTCAAGAGCCGGATCTGAACGGTTACGATCCTCTGTTAGCTTTGTCGCACGATCCATTCGACCCCTTCAATctggacgagttcaggaacaCGTCCGATCTGACTGCGGCGTTATCCTGGGACAAGATAGACTATGCCGCATGA